The following coding sequences are from one Capsicum annuum cultivar UCD-10X-F1 chromosome 3, UCD10Xv1.1, whole genome shotgun sequence window:
- the LOC107861604 gene encoding glutamate receptor 2.8 isoform X1: MKLILLFSVSLWMCSSFSNSQKTIQNRTSNFQVGVILDLKSVVGSMGLSCMSMALSDFYSIHSNYSTRLSLHVRDSQGQVVEAAAAGLDLLKFVKVDAILGPQTSAQANFLMDLGDRAQVPIISFSATSPSLHTRTPYFVQATQGDDTQVGAIAAIVKAFQWSQVVIIYEDSEYGSGIVPYLSNAFEDVNAHIPYKSVFPVSASDNFVLKELYKMMTLQTRVFVVHMSPTLGARLFRKAKEIGMMEKGYAWIITSGLMELVYLMDSDVAEAMQGVLGVKPFIPKSEQLNSFANRLKKKFLETSPGLGRSDLSIFGLWAYDTLWALSMAAERVGLKEPPKAFENSIVNLNVSDLFNFKTSGIGPQLVKAMSETKFEGLSGKFHLVDGKMESSSYQIINIVGNGQKEVGIWIPSLGIRRELNMNTTAHHTNSREYIRSIIWPGDSTVVPKGWELPVSGKKLRIGVPVKAGFTDFVRVTRDGQANSRISGFYIDVFKSVMEALPYAVPYELVPFENPDGSSAGTYNDLIYQVLLRKYDAAIGDITITANRSKYVDFTLPFAEGGVLTIVPVTYEDVNDIWAFLKPLKKELWLTSIAFFFFTGLTVWILEHRVSSAFRGPPSQHVGMIFYFPFSTLVFAHREKIVNNLARLVVVVWMFVILILSSTYTASLSSRLTVQRLQPLITDVSELIKNRDFVGCQEGSFIVDFLKKQGFEGSRIRTFTSAHDCDEALSRGSKNGGISAFYDVIPYSKLFLSKHCDKYMTVGPTHRTDGFAFSFPKGSPLVADVSRAIVELTENGKILEMEQNWSRNEPGCAGPDDSMNSITISLQSFKGLFAITGGVTAVCLLIFIASYFYKYRDFHRRISNSRTTIWSKVVAVCRHFDQRSLSSGQPQDKLPESGVTHNNSSENSIQPTDLPTHHHSNSNDIVSSAPEDVQDASGTIHYSNLEDMSAEQHSGVVHPSA; the protein is encoded by the exons ATGAAATTGATCCTACTATTCTCCGTCTCACTCTGGATGTGTTCCTCTTTCAGCAATTCACAAAAGACCATCCAAAATCGCACTTCCAACTTCCAAGTTGGGGTGATTCTTGATTTGAAGTCAGTGGTCGGAAGCATGGGTCTAAGCTGCATGTCCATGGCCCTCTCTGATTTCTATTCGATTCACAGCAACTACTCGACGAGACTTTCTCTTCATGTTAGGGACTCTCAAGGACAAGTCGTTGAAGCAGCTGCTGCTG GTCTCGATTTGTTGAAATTTGTCAAGGTAGATGCAATCTTAGGTCCTCAGACATCTGCACAGGCCAACTTTCTAATGGATCTTGGAGATAGAGCTCAGGTCCCCATAATTTctttttctgcaacaagtccttCTCTTCATACTCGAACTCCGTACTTTGTGCAAGCCACACAAGGCGATGACACTCAAGTTGGTGCAATTGCTGCCATAGTTAAAGCCTTCCAGTGGAGTCAGGTTgttatcatctatgaagactcaGAATATGGTAGTGGCATTGTCCCATACTTATCTAATGCATTCGAAGACGTGAACGCACACATTCCATATAAAAGTGTATTTCCTGTTTCAGCAAGTGATAACTTTGTACTCAAAGAGCTATACAAGATGATGACTTTACAGACAAGGGTGTTTGTGGTCCATATGTCACCTACTCTTGGTGCCAGACTCTTTCGGAAAGCCAAGGAAATAGGAATGATGGAGAAAGGTTATGCCTGGATCATAACCAGTGGACTAATGGAATTAGTCTACTTGAtggattctgatgttgctgaagCAATGCAAGGGGTATTAGGTGTGAAACCGTTTATACCAAAATCTGAGCAGCTAAACTCTTTTGCCAATAGGTTGAAGAAAAAGTTTCTCGAGACGAGTCCTGGCCTCGGACGATCAGATTTGAGCATTTTTGGCTTGTGGGCATATGATACATTGTGGGCACTGTCTATGGCTGCAGAAAGAGTTGGATTAAAAGAGCCACCAAAGGCTTTTGAGAATTCAATTGTTAATCTCAATGTTTCAGACCTTTTCAATTTTAAAACGTCAGGAATCGGCCCACAGCTTGTAAAAGCAATGTCAGAGACCAAATTTGAGGGGCTTTCAGGGAAGTTTCACCTTGTAGATGGCAAGATGGAGTCATCATCCTATCAGATAATTAATATAGTTGGGAACGGACAGAAGGAGGTCGGAATATGGATTCCATCTCTTGGAATAAGGAGGGAACTGAACATGAACACCACAGCTCATCATACAAACTCGAGGGAATATATCAGGAGTATTATATGGCCTGGTGATTCAACAGTTGTGCCCAAGGGCTGGGAACTTCCGGTGTCTGGTAAAAAACTAAGAATTGGAGTGCCGGTGAAAGCTGGTTTCACAGATTTCGTGAGAGTCACAAGGGATGGCCAGGCTAATTCCCGCATCAGTGGATTCTACATAGACGTGTTCAAATCTGTCATGGAAGCATTGCCATATGCTGTGCCATATGAACTTGTTCCTTTCGAAAATCCTGATGGCTCTAGTGCAGGAACGTATAATGATCTTATTTACCAAGTGCTTCTTCGG AAATATGATGCTGCAATTGGAGATATAACTATCACAGCGAACAGATCAAAATACGTGGACTTCACACTGCCATTTGCAGAAGGAGGAGTTCTTACCATCGTTCCAGTCACGTATGAAGATGTCAATGATATATGGGCTTTCCTAAAGCCCCTAAAGAAAGAACTATGGCTGACAAGTatagcattttttttctttacggGTCTGACGGTTTGGATACTAGAACATAGGGTAAGCTCTGCCTTTCGAGGACCTCCTTCGCAACATGTTGGCATGATCTTCTACTTTCCCTTCTCAACGCTAGTATTTGCACACC GAGAAAAAATAGTGAACAACTTAGCTCGACTGGTTGTAGTGGTATGGATGTTCGTCATACTCATCCTGAGCTCCACTTACACTGCAAGCTTATCATCAAGATTAACCGTACAAAGGCTTCAACCATTAATCACAGATGTCAGTGAGCTCATCAAGAATAGAGATTTTGTGGGGTGCCAAGAAGGCTCATTCATAGTAGATTTCTTGAAAAAACAGGGATTTGAGGGATCCAGGATCAGGACATTCACCTCCGCACACGACTGTGACGAAGCCTTGTCTAGAGGAAGTAAAAATGGTGGCATATCAGCATTCTATGATGTCATTCCCTACTCCAAGCTCTTCCTATCCAAACATTGCGACAAATACATGACAGTTGGGCCTACCCATCGCACAGATGGCTTTGCCTTT TCTTTCCCTAAAGGATCTCCTTTAGTTGCTGATGTGTCACGTGCAATCGTCGAACTAACAGAGAATGGGAAGATCCTGGAAATGGAGCAAAATTGGTCGAGGAACGAACCAGGCTGTGCAGGACCAGACGACAGCATGAACTCAATCACGATCTCATTGCAAAGTTTCAAAGGCCTTTTTGCCATTACAGGAGGAGTTACAGCAGTATGCCTCCTCATTTTCATAGCCAGCTACTTCTACAAGTACAGAGATTTCCACCGGAGAATCTCAAATTCGCGAACCACAATTTGGTCAAAAGTCGTAGCAGTTTGCAGACACTTTGATCAGAGATCTCTATCATCCGGACAACCACAAGATAAACTTCCAGAATCTGGAGTTACTCATAATAATTCTTCAGAAAATTCTATCCAACCAACAGATTTGCCAACACATCATCATTCCAACTCCAATGATATTGTGTCCTCTGCACCAGAAGACGTACAGGATGCAAGTGGAACAATTCATTATTCAAATTTGGAAGACATGTCTGCTGAACAACACTCAGGAGTGGTCCATCCATCTGCATAA
- the LOC107865786 gene encoding ATP synthase subunit epsilon, mitochondrial: MASNAAAPFWRSAGMTYITYSNLCANLVRNCLKEPYKSEALSREKVHYSISKWVDAKPQKPTIRSDTPED, from the exons ATGGCGTCGAATGCAGCAGCCCCATTTTGGAGATCGGCGGGGATGACTTACATAACATACTCAAATCTATGCGCCAATCTTGTTAGGAACTGCCTTAAGGAACCTTACAAATCCGAAGCCCTCTCTCGGGAAAAGGTCCACTACTCCATCAGCAAGTGGGTTGATGCCAAACCTCAGAAACCCA CCATCCGCTCCGACACCCCGGAAGATTGA
- the LOC107861604 gene encoding glutamate receptor 2.8 isoform X2: MDLGDRAQVPIISFSATSPSLHTRTPYFVQATQGDDTQVGAIAAIVKAFQWSQVVIIYEDSEYGSGIVPYLSNAFEDVNAHIPYKSVFPVSASDNFVLKELYKMMTLQTRVFVVHMSPTLGARLFRKAKEIGMMEKGYAWIITSGLMELVYLMDSDVAEAMQGVLGVKPFIPKSEQLNSFANRLKKKFLETSPGLGRSDLSIFGLWAYDTLWALSMAAERVGLKEPPKAFENSIVNLNVSDLFNFKTSGIGPQLVKAMSETKFEGLSGKFHLVDGKMESSSYQIINIVGNGQKEVGIWIPSLGIRRELNMNTTAHHTNSREYIRSIIWPGDSTVVPKGWELPVSGKKLRIGVPVKAGFTDFVRVTRDGQANSRISGFYIDVFKSVMEALPYAVPYELVPFENPDGSSAGTYNDLIYQVLLRKYDAAIGDITITANRSKYVDFTLPFAEGGVLTIVPVTYEDVNDIWAFLKPLKKELWLTSIAFFFFTGLTVWILEHRVSSAFRGPPSQHVGMIFYFPFSTLVFAHREKIVNNLARLVVVVWMFVILILSSTYTASLSSRLTVQRLQPLITDVSELIKNRDFVGCQEGSFIVDFLKKQGFEGSRIRTFTSAHDCDEALSRGSKNGGISAFYDVIPYSKLFLSKHCDKYMTVGPTHRTDGFAFSFPKGSPLVADVSRAIVELTENGKILEMEQNWSRNEPGCAGPDDSMNSITISLQSFKGLFAITGGVTAVCLLIFIASYFYKYRDFHRRISNSRTTIWSKVVAVCRHFDQRSLSSGQPQDKLPESGVTHNNSSENSIQPTDLPTHHHSNSNDIVSSAPEDVQDASGTIHYSNLEDMSAEQHSGVVHPSA, from the exons ATGGATCTTGGAGATAGAGCTCAGGTCCCCATAATTTctttttctgcaacaagtccttCTCTTCATACTCGAACTCCGTACTTTGTGCAAGCCACACAAGGCGATGACACTCAAGTTGGTGCAATTGCTGCCATAGTTAAAGCCTTCCAGTGGAGTCAGGTTgttatcatctatgaagactcaGAATATGGTAGTGGCATTGTCCCATACTTATCTAATGCATTCGAAGACGTGAACGCACACATTCCATATAAAAGTGTATTTCCTGTTTCAGCAAGTGATAACTTTGTACTCAAAGAGCTATACAAGATGATGACTTTACAGACAAGGGTGTTTGTGGTCCATATGTCACCTACTCTTGGTGCCAGACTCTTTCGGAAAGCCAAGGAAATAGGAATGATGGAGAAAGGTTATGCCTGGATCATAACCAGTGGACTAATGGAATTAGTCTACTTGAtggattctgatgttgctgaagCAATGCAAGGGGTATTAGGTGTGAAACCGTTTATACCAAAATCTGAGCAGCTAAACTCTTTTGCCAATAGGTTGAAGAAAAAGTTTCTCGAGACGAGTCCTGGCCTCGGACGATCAGATTTGAGCATTTTTGGCTTGTGGGCATATGATACATTGTGGGCACTGTCTATGGCTGCAGAAAGAGTTGGATTAAAAGAGCCACCAAAGGCTTTTGAGAATTCAATTGTTAATCTCAATGTTTCAGACCTTTTCAATTTTAAAACGTCAGGAATCGGCCCACAGCTTGTAAAAGCAATGTCAGAGACCAAATTTGAGGGGCTTTCAGGGAAGTTTCACCTTGTAGATGGCAAGATGGAGTCATCATCCTATCAGATAATTAATATAGTTGGGAACGGACAGAAGGAGGTCGGAATATGGATTCCATCTCTTGGAATAAGGAGGGAACTGAACATGAACACCACAGCTCATCATACAAACTCGAGGGAATATATCAGGAGTATTATATGGCCTGGTGATTCAACAGTTGTGCCCAAGGGCTGGGAACTTCCGGTGTCTGGTAAAAAACTAAGAATTGGAGTGCCGGTGAAAGCTGGTTTCACAGATTTCGTGAGAGTCACAAGGGATGGCCAGGCTAATTCCCGCATCAGTGGATTCTACATAGACGTGTTCAAATCTGTCATGGAAGCATTGCCATATGCTGTGCCATATGAACTTGTTCCTTTCGAAAATCCTGATGGCTCTAGTGCAGGAACGTATAATGATCTTATTTACCAAGTGCTTCTTCGG AAATATGATGCTGCAATTGGAGATATAACTATCACAGCGAACAGATCAAAATACGTGGACTTCACACTGCCATTTGCAGAAGGAGGAGTTCTTACCATCGTTCCAGTCACGTATGAAGATGTCAATGATATATGGGCTTTCCTAAAGCCCCTAAAGAAAGAACTATGGCTGACAAGTatagcattttttttctttacggGTCTGACGGTTTGGATACTAGAACATAGGGTAAGCTCTGCCTTTCGAGGACCTCCTTCGCAACATGTTGGCATGATCTTCTACTTTCCCTTCTCAACGCTAGTATTTGCACACC GAGAAAAAATAGTGAACAACTTAGCTCGACTGGTTGTAGTGGTATGGATGTTCGTCATACTCATCCTGAGCTCCACTTACACTGCAAGCTTATCATCAAGATTAACCGTACAAAGGCTTCAACCATTAATCACAGATGTCAGTGAGCTCATCAAGAATAGAGATTTTGTGGGGTGCCAAGAAGGCTCATTCATAGTAGATTTCTTGAAAAAACAGGGATTTGAGGGATCCAGGATCAGGACATTCACCTCCGCACACGACTGTGACGAAGCCTTGTCTAGAGGAAGTAAAAATGGTGGCATATCAGCATTCTATGATGTCATTCCCTACTCCAAGCTCTTCCTATCCAAACATTGCGACAAATACATGACAGTTGGGCCTACCCATCGCACAGATGGCTTTGCCTTT TCTTTCCCTAAAGGATCTCCTTTAGTTGCTGATGTGTCACGTGCAATCGTCGAACTAACAGAGAATGGGAAGATCCTGGAAATGGAGCAAAATTGGTCGAGGAACGAACCAGGCTGTGCAGGACCAGACGACAGCATGAACTCAATCACGATCTCATTGCAAAGTTTCAAAGGCCTTTTTGCCATTACAGGAGGAGTTACAGCAGTATGCCTCCTCATTTTCATAGCCAGCTACTTCTACAAGTACAGAGATTTCCACCGGAGAATCTCAAATTCGCGAACCACAATTTGGTCAAAAGTCGTAGCAGTTTGCAGACACTTTGATCAGAGATCTCTATCATCCGGACAACCACAAGATAAACTTCCAGAATCTGGAGTTACTCATAATAATTCTTCAGAAAATTCTATCCAACCAACAGATTTGCCAACACATCATCATTCCAACTCCAATGATATTGTGTCCTCTGCACCAGAAGACGTACAGGATGCAAGTGGAACAATTCATTATTCAAATTTGGAAGACATGTCTGCTGAACAACACTCAGGAGTGGTCCATCCATCTGCATAA
- the LOC107861603 gene encoding exocyst complex component EXO84B, with translation MASVKSSRSRAHAVTPSKGINKDTATKLEENLNVFKSDHFDADAFVQSKCHSLNEKEIRQLCSYLLDLKRASAEEMRKSVYANYTAFIRTSKEISDLEGELSSMKNLLSTQATLIHGLAEGVHIDSLSDVVPESTSDNPPTNEVRESSDLEKWLTEFPDHLDVLLAERRVDEALLSLDEGERIASEAKEKKTLGHAVLLSLQTAIVERRQKLADQLAEVACQPSTRGAELRAAISALKKLGDGPRAYSLLLNAHYQKYQFNMKNLRPSSTSYGGAYTAALSQVVFSGIAQAATDSLAIFGKEPAYTSELVMWSTKQTEAFALLVKRHALTSSAAAGGLRAAAECVQIALGHCSLLEARGLALCPVLLKLFRASVEQALDANLKRIEESTAALAAADDWELTYPPSVTRSSGRPAGSVLGSTGAYQHKLSSSAHRFNLMVQDFFEDVGPLLSMQLGGKALEGLFQVFNSYVNTLVRALPGSMEEEASFEDSGNKIVRMAETEAQQIALLANASLLADELLPRAAMKLAPLANQKDDLQRRSSDRQSRHPEQREWKKRLVSSVDRLKDSFCQQHALDLIFTEEGDSHLTAEMYINMEGNANEIEWFPSLIFQELYVKLNRMAAIAADMFVGRERFAILLLMRLTETVILWLSQDQSFWDDIEEGPRPLGHLGLQQFYLDMKFVTCFASQGRYLSRNLLRVVNDIISKAMSAFAATGMDPYSVLPEDDWFTDIAQDAMERLSGKPKVANGERDLNSPTASVSAQSMSSVRSHGSY, from the exons ATGGCTTCCGTGAAATCCTCTCGTTCAAGAGCTCACGCGGTCACTCCCTCTAAAGGAATCAACAAGGATACCGCCACAAAGCTCGAAGAAAATCTCAACGTATTCAAATCCGATCATTTCGATGCTGATGCCTTTGTCCAATCCAAATGTCATTCTCTCAACGAAAAG GAAATAAGGCAGTTGTGCTCTTATCTATTGGATCTGAAAAGGGCTTCTGCCGAGGAGATGCGCAAAAGTGTCTATGCCAACTATACAGCTTTCATTCG CACATCAAAAGAGATATCAGATTTGGAGGGTGAACTGTCATCCATGAAAAACTTGCTATCTACTCAGGCGACTTTAATTCATGGTTTAGCTGAAGGAGTTCATATTGATTCTTTGTCTGATGTTGTTCCCGAGTCAACGTCTGATAACCCTCCTACTAATGAGGTTAGGGAGTCTTCAGACCTAGAGAAGTGGCTTACGGAGTTTCCTGATCACCTAGATGTTCTATTAGCTGAAAGGAGAGTAGATGAAGCCTTGTTGAGTCTTGACGAAGGAGAGCGCATAGCATCCgaagcaaaagagaagaaaacgtTAGGTCATGCTGTTCTGTTGTCACTACAAACTGCCATTGTTGAGCGCAGGCAAAAGCTGGCTGATCAGCTTGCTGAAGTTGCCTGTCAACCTTCTACTCGTGGTGCAGAGCTTCGCGCTGCTATTTCAGCTCTTAAGAAGCTCGGGGATGGTCCCCGTGCTTATAGTTTGCTCCTTAATGCGCATTACCAGAAATATCAGTTCAACATGAAAAATCTTCGTCCATCTAGCACCTCTTATGGAGGAGCTTATACTGCCGCCCTTTCACAGGTCGTATTCTCTGGCATTGCTCAGGCAGCCACCGATTCATTGGCTATTTTTGGTAAAGAGCCAGCTTATACATCTGAATTAGTGATGTGGTCTACTAAGCAGACAGAGGCATTTGCACTTTTGGTGAAAAGACATGCATTAACTTCATCAGCAGCTGCTGGTGGCTTACGTGCTGCTGCAGAATGTGTTCAAATAGCTTTAGGACACTGTTCCTTGTTGGAAGCTCGGGGACTTGCACTTTGCCCTGTGCTTCTGAAGCTTTTTAGAGCAAGTGTTGAGCAAGCGCTAGATGCCAACTTAAAACGAATTGAAGAAAGCACTGCTGCTTTGGCAGCTGCTGATGATTGGGAACTCACATATCCACCATCTGTTACACGCTCATCCGGTAGGCCAGCTGGTAGTGTTCTTGGTTCTACAGGGGCATATCAGCATAAACTTTCAAGTAGTGCTCATCGGTTCAATTTGATGGTTCAG GATTTCTTTGAGGACGTGGGACCATTGCTAAGTATGCAATTGGGAGGGAAAGCTTTGGAAGGTCTATTTCAAGTGTTCAATTCTTATGTGAACACACTTGTAAGAGCATTACCTGGCTCCATGGAGGAGGAAGCCAGCTTTGAAGATTCCGGGAATAAAATTGTTCGAATGGCCGAAACTGAAGCTCAGCAAATTGCTTTGCTTGCAAATGCATCTTTATTGGCGGATGAACTATTGCCGCGTGCAGCTATGAAGCTTGCTCCCTTGGCTAATCAAAAGGATGATCTTCAAAGAAGATCTTCAGATAGGCAAAGCCGTCACCCTGAGCAAAGAGAATGGAAAAAGCGTCTTGTGAGTTCAGTTGACCGATTAAAGGATAGCTTTTGTCAGCAACATGCCCTGGATCTTATTTTCACCGAGGAAGGGGATAGCCATCTCACTGCAGAAATGTATATAAACATGGAGGGGAATGCAAACGAGATAGAATGGTTCCCTTCTCTAATATTCCAG GAACTTTATGTCAAACTAAACAGAATGGCTGCCATAGCTGCTGATATGTTTGTGGGAAGGGAAAGATTTGcaatattattgttgatgagGCTTACAGAAACCGTCATCTTGTGGCTTTCACAAGATCAGAGCTTTTGGGATGACATAGAGGAAGGACCAAGGCCATTGGGTCATCTTGGTCTTCAGCAG TTCTATTTGGATATGAAGTTTGTCACTTGCTTTGCTTCGCAAGGACGCTACTTATCTAGAAATTTGCTTCGGGTTGTCAATGACATAATCTCTAAAGCAATGTCGGCCTTTGCTGCAACGGGGATGGATCCATATAG TGTTCTCCCTGAAGATGATTGGTTTACTGACATTGCTCAAGATGCTATGGAGAGGTTGAGTGGAAAGCCCAAAGTTGCTAATGGGGAAAGGGATCTGAACAGTCCAACTGCCTCTGTCTCAGCCCAATCTATGTCCTCTGTCAGATCTCACGGGAGTTATTGA